One window of Thermacetogenium phaeum DSM 12270 genomic DNA carries:
- a CDS encoding PKD domain-containing protein, whose protein sequence is MKRKPSVILINLVLLGLGLVLAFGFFGLGQAEAALYPAAKIIVLTEDSDVTIEMLPATADLNNLFGLWSPERRDIGYGHSLTPGTVIDLGRYPAGTELIFFISNSREGTWFTGPGERNSDGQVHAVVTEMGFQTWEVGFEDLRGGGDRDFDDVVFIIRGDIYIDEPPYNNPPVAEAGGPYAAFVGSSVAFDGSGSSDPDGDQLQYRWDFDNDGNWDTEWTTDPCAAFTWDSVYQGTARLEVSDGVLTDTDTAAVTVTEVPAQWYIYGCKQQDVGLDWTCDPEFGGITKTNANLASTAIAREDTDGDGMYDLAEVAVNNGYPAYYNKIVLDVKNTGTKPIPIGQLKIINSNPEEMELRLLESSDSVIQPGRRKAIAIALRVRDGVDPGVFTFTVSL, encoded by the coding sequence ATGAAGAGAAAGCCGTCAGTGATCCTCATCAACCTCGTTTTATTGGGTTTAGGGCTGGTTCTGGCTTTTGGCTTCTTCGGTTTGGGGCAAGCTGAAGCTGCGCTCTATCCTGCGGCAAAGATCATCGTTCTTACCGAAGATAGCGATGTTACTATAGAAATGTTGCCCGCAACAGCGGATCTCAACAACCTCTTCGGCTTATGGAGTCCGGAGCGCAGAGATATCGGCTATGGCCACAGCCTTACCCCAGGTACGGTAATCGATCTGGGGAGGTATCCCGCCGGCACGGAATTGATATTCTTTATTTCCAACAGCCGGGAGGGAACCTGGTTCACAGGGCCGGGGGAGAGGAACAGCGATGGCCAGGTACATGCCGTTGTAACCGAGATGGGTTTCCAGACCTGGGAGGTCGGTTTTGAGGACCTGAGGGGCGGAGGGGATCGCGACTTCGATGATGTCGTGTTCATCATCAGAGGGGACATTTATATCGATGAACCACCTTATAACAACCCTCCGGTAGCGGAGGCTGGCGGCCCCTATGCGGCTTTTGTAGGTTCCTCGGTTGCTTTCGATGGGAGCGGTTCCTCCGATCCCGATGGTGACCAGCTCCAGTACCGCTGGGATTTTGACAATGACGGCAACTGGGATACCGAGTGGACGACGGATCCCTGTGCGGCTTTTACCTGGGATAGCGTTTATCAGGGTACGGCCAGATTGGAAGTGAGTGACGGGGTTCTTACCGACACAGACACAGCGGCGGTTACCGTTACAGAGGTACCTGCGCAGTGGTACATCTACGGGTGCAAGCAGCAGGACGTCGGGTTAGACTGGACCTGCGATCCGGAATTCGGGGGCATCACCAAAACCAATGCCAATCTGGCATCAACAGCGATTGCCAGGGAGGACACAGATGGGGATGGGATGTACGACCTGGCGGAAGTCGCGGTCAATAACGGTTACCCCGCCTATTACAACAAGATCGTGCTTGATGTGAAGAATACGGGGACGAAACCGATCCCGATAGGCCAGTTGAAGATCATCAACAGCAACCCCGAGGAGATGGAACTGCGGTTGCTAGAGAGCAGTGATTCTGTTATTCAGCCTGGCAGAAGGAAGGCGATTGCGATCGCATTGCGGGTCAGGGATGGCGTCGATCCCGGGGTGTTTACCTTTACGGTTTCCCTTTAA
- a CDS encoding signal peptidase I, with protein sequence MSFSNGKLRLPCDWLLGCGLACTVPLLFDFVLPRILPGFYGVYVAQPAVWLLIILYFLHLPRYRGVGKKRMLPLLIRLAGGVALFQIYLMVVAGFLSGFGKSPYSFTLRGILFNLVYVASGLLGMELCRAWLLNRLLHRPAAFLPVLLALLFAVIDIPAKQIPGPESTLETWTQFCGSSVHPIVMEHLLASFLAMWGGALPALVYRGLLEAFEWFCPVLPDLNWAMKALTGTVVPLVGLAIIQEYYASQLASRRRKRTTGEGMVRTAVFGVAAVVTIWFSLGVFPVRPAVIYSGSMRPTLEVGDIVIIARKNPDLLTVGDIIAYRVEGSPIPTIHRVIEVEGAGFDRKFITKGDDNDQPDEPVQQGQVKGKVVLVIPRLGWASIAARKLFI encoded by the coding sequence ATGAGCTTCTCCAATGGGAAACTCAGACTTCCATGTGACTGGCTGTTGGGCTGCGGACTGGCATGTACAGTTCCCCTGCTCTTTGACTTCGTGTTGCCGCGCATTCTGCCCGGTTTTTACGGGGTTTATGTAGCCCAGCCGGCGGTCTGGCTGCTTATCATCCTGTATTTCCTGCACCTGCCTCGCTACCGGGGGGTGGGGAAAAAACGGATGCTGCCGCTGCTGATCAGACTGGCCGGCGGGGTTGCTCTTTTTCAGATCTACCTGATGGTGGTGGCCGGTTTTCTGAGCGGTTTCGGGAAGAGCCCTTACTCTTTCACACTCAGGGGAATCCTGTTCAACCTGGTGTACGTTGCGTCAGGGCTTTTGGGTATGGAGCTCTGCCGCGCCTGGCTGCTCAACAGGCTCCTGCACAGGCCGGCTGCCTTTTTGCCCGTTTTGCTGGCCTTGCTCTTCGCCGTGATCGACATCCCGGCCAAACAGATCCCTGGGCCGGAGAGCACACTGGAGACCTGGACTCAGTTCTGCGGGTCCTCGGTGCATCCCATCGTTATGGAGCATTTGCTGGCCTCTTTTCTGGCCATGTGGGGGGGTGCGCTGCCTGCTCTTGTCTACAGGGGATTGCTCGAGGCTTTTGAGTGGTTCTGTCCGGTGCTACCGGACCTCAACTGGGCGATGAAGGCTCTTACCGGTACGGTTGTTCCTCTGGTGGGTCTGGCAATTATCCAGGAGTATTATGCTTCTCAGCTTGCCTCCCGCCGCAGAAAGAGAACAACCGGGGAGGGGATGGTAAGAACGGCGGTTTTCGGAGTTGCCGCCGTGGTCACCATCTGGTTTTCCCTCGGGGTGTTCCCGGTGCGACCGGCGGTCATCTACAGCGGAAGCATGCGGCCGACCCTGGAAGTAGGGGACATCGTGATCATTGCCAGAAAAAACCCCGATCTTCTGACGGTAGGTGACATTATTGCCTACAGGGTTGAGGGTTCGCCGATTCCAACGATTCACCGGGTGATTGAGGTTGAAGGCGCCGGTTTTGACCGGAAGTTTATTACAAAGGGGGACGACAACGACCAACCAGACGAGCCGGTGCAGCAGGGGCAGGTTAAGGGAAAGGTCGTGCTGGTAATCCCGCGTTTGGGCTGGGCGTCGATAGCCGCTAGAAAACTGTTTATCTGA
- a CDS encoding transglutaminase domain-containing protein, giving the protein MNRKKFQLFLISLALAFTAVLSSGIPAEGTYSIGFRTASIEITKPVASGVSCDGILQTEGKSDLQQVWFCLRGPEGEIATYPVPVSNGRFQANIHLRFGPGTYTVWAGDNPYHFDGKIRFLVENRSQSDTRYLAPSAYVDSDNGKVAALASALANARLTDREKLEAIYDWVTGNISYDYCAYKSGRNLLVKASTTLEKKTGTCRDYSFVVAALARAAGLPARVIYGKVFDSDAKVWYDHAWNEVYADGRWIVLDATRDAGYVSNGRFVPAPSRKHFDLTDEAYSRYYSNQTYTIH; this is encoded by the coding sequence TTGAACAGGAAGAAATTTCAACTTTTCCTCATCAGTCTGGCTTTAGCATTCACCGCCGTTCTGTCCAGCGGCATCCCGGCAGAAGGCACCTACAGCATCGGTTTTCGAACGGCTTCAATCGAGATCACAAAGCCCGTTGCCAGCGGTGTGTCCTGCGACGGCATCCTCCAAACGGAGGGAAAATCGGACCTTCAGCAGGTCTGGTTCTGTCTGCGGGGCCCTGAGGGGGAAATCGCCACTTACCCCGTTCCCGTCAGCAACGGCCGCTTTCAGGCGAACATTCACCTCCGTTTCGGCCCGGGCACCTACACCGTCTGGGCAGGGGACAATCCCTACCACTTCGACGGCAAGATCAGGTTTCTGGTAGAAAACAGGTCACAGTCCGATACGAGGTACCTTGCACCCTCGGCCTACGTTGACAGCGATAATGGAAAGGTCGCCGCCCTGGCCTCTGCCCTGGCCAATGCCCGTTTGACTGACAGAGAAAAACTGGAGGCCATCTACGATTGGGTGACCGGAAACATCAGCTACGATTACTGTGCTTACAAAAGCGGCCGCAACCTTCTGGTCAAAGCCAGCACGACGCTGGAGAAGAAGACCGGAACCTGCCGTGACTATTCCTTCGTTGTGGCCGCCCTGGCCCGGGCGGCCGGTTTGCCCGCCCGGGTGATCTACGGCAAGGTTTTTGACAGCGATGCTAAGGTATGGTATGACCACGCCTGGAATGAGGTATACGCCGATGGGCGCTGGATTGTCCTGGATGCCACCCGGGATGCAGGCTATGTCTCAAACGGACGCTTTGTCCCCGCTCCTTCTCGGAAACACTTCGATCTAACCGATGAAGCATACAGCAGATACTACAGCAACCAGACCTATACAATCCACTAA
- a CDS encoding DUF5305 domain-containing protein — protein MRLGKIELGKKVRIAILLLLMLLLAASLYNLYRVYREPTVVSKNLPVYSYEQRGQIDYQVQIRPNSIFNETPLGSGQTYYAKLVKSIDAVCSYRFTADAAAEMKADYRIVAVVEAPKMWRKEFILVPETAVQATGKTLVFSRPFTINLESYNQFLKSVNEELGVNAREPRLVIRADIDLEARSAAGRVAEKLAPTMEIPLTSGEFRIVGNLTPQKSAALTRTVQIPDPDAQERRIKACILPVALLLLLVVFSLVTEGRNSAGPDLVQVVWRQHGDRMVRAGDDFSLPEDLITVSLSSLEDLVKVADEAGKPLIYQEGVLPHKFTCYVIDGLTVYSCRVAEFDQCINAAALFNGRTHHSAGAAASRRDQSFGDT, from the coding sequence GTGCGCCTGGGCAAGATCGAGCTGGGCAAGAAAGTAAGAATCGCCATCCTTCTTCTGCTGATGCTGTTGCTGGCCGCTTCCCTTTACAACCTTTACAGGGTTTACCGGGAGCCGACTGTGGTGAGCAAGAATCTCCCCGTGTACAGTTATGAACAGCGGGGGCAGATTGATTATCAGGTTCAGATCAGGCCAAACAGTATTTTCAACGAAACGCCCCTCGGCTCCGGCCAAACCTATTACGCCAAGCTGGTCAAATCAATCGATGCTGTCTGCAGCTATCGATTCACTGCCGATGCTGCCGCTGAGATGAAAGCCGATTACAGGATTGTTGCGGTGGTTGAAGCACCTAAGATGTGGCGCAAGGAGTTTATCCTCGTTCCGGAAACGGCGGTGCAGGCGACGGGAAAAACTTTAGTGTTCAGCAGGCCGTTTACCATCAATCTGGAGTCCTACAACCAGTTCCTAAAGAGTGTTAATGAAGAATTGGGGGTAAATGCCAGAGAGCCCAGGCTCGTCATCAGGGCGGACATTGATTTAGAGGCCAGATCCGCCGCCGGCAGGGTTGCCGAAAAACTGGCGCCGACAATGGAAATACCTCTCACATCCGGTGAGTTCCGGATCGTCGGCAACCTGACGCCCCAAAAGAGCGCTGCCCTGACGAGGACGGTTCAGATCCCCGACCCCGATGCGCAAGAGAGAAGGATTAAGGCTTGCATTCTTCCTGTTGCTCTCCTTCTTCTTCTGGTTGTTTTTTCCCTGGTAACGGAAGGCAGGAATTCTGCCGGCCCAGATTTAGTGCAGGTGGTCTGGAGGCAGCACGGGGACAGAATGGTGCGGGCCGGAGATGACTTCTCCCTGCCGGAGGACCTCATCACAGTTTCCCTTTCATCTCTGGAGGACCTGGTGAAGGTAGCCGATGAGGCCGGCAAGCCGTTGATCTATCAGGAGGGGGTGCTCCCTCACAAGTTCACCTGTTACGTAATTGACGGTTTGACGGTGTACAGCTGCCGGGTTGCCGAATTCGATCAGTGCATCAATGCTGCTGCTCTTTTTAACGGCAGGACCCATCATTCGGCGGGGGCAGCGGCAAGCCGCCGGGATCAGAGCTTCGGCGATACTTGA